A single Prochlorococcus marinus XMU1410 DNA region contains:
- the gorA gene encoding glutathione-disulfide reductase, translated as MEFEFDLIVVGAGSGGLAAAKRAASYGAKVAIIEVNQIGGTCVIRGCVPKKLMVYAAKSKKNIDFSEGYGLKNEGINFESNVLLKNVREEVSRLSNLHRNSLKKLNITVFEGLGRFTTQNELEIICPKTKKIKNKISSKKILISVGGKPKKLRIPGVDLAWTSDDIFELEKFPKSILIVGGGYIACEFASIFRNLGTEVTQLIRGQHLLNGFDEDLSSCLEESPTFSEINIISNTQLKSINRVNGNLESTLDSGDKLLTNNILIATGREPNLLPLNLDFLNLKMDGQYLDVDELNQTSNANIFAVGDIINKPNLTPVAIEQGRVFSDNFFNDQKRKVNYEYIPKAVFTIPEISTVGLSEKRAKEIYSEKNIKIFKCKFTPMSNTFKKNKSKCMLKIVVHKLTDKVLGCHMFGETSSEIIQMVSISLNAGITKKDFDITMALHPTISEEFVTMYG; from the coding sequence TTGGAATTTGAATTTGATTTAATTGTTGTTGGCGCTGGATCTGGAGGACTCGCCGCGGCTAAACGTGCGGCTAGTTATGGAGCAAAAGTCGCAATCATAGAAGTAAATCAAATAGGAGGAACTTGTGTGATAAGGGGATGTGTTCCTAAAAAATTGATGGTTTATGCCGCTAAAAGTAAAAAAAATATTGATTTTTCTGAAGGATATGGATTAAAAAATGAAGGGATTAATTTTGAGTCAAATGTTTTATTGAAGAATGTTAGAGAGGAGGTTTCTAGATTAAGTAATTTACATAGAAATTCTTTAAAGAAATTGAATATAACTGTTTTTGAAGGCTTAGGAAGATTTACGACTCAAAATGAATTAGAAATTATTTGTCCAAAAACGAAGAAAATTAAAAATAAAATCAGTTCAAAAAAAATTCTTATTTCAGTTGGAGGTAAACCAAAGAAATTAAGGATTCCTGGAGTAGATTTGGCATGGACTAGTGATGATATTTTTGAATTAGAAAAGTTTCCCAAATCAATATTAATAGTAGGAGGCGGATATATTGCTTGTGAATTTGCTTCTATTTTCAGAAATTTAGGTACTGAAGTAACCCAATTAATCAGAGGTCAACATTTACTTAATGGTTTTGATGAGGATCTTTCTTCATGCTTAGAGGAGTCACCTACTTTTTCTGAAATCAATATAATCTCAAATACTCAACTAAAGTCTATCAACAGAGTAAATGGAAATCTGGAATCTACCCTAGACTCAGGGGATAAACTCCTAACTAATAATATCCTTATTGCTACAGGAAGAGAACCAAATCTTCTGCCTTTAAATTTAGATTTTTTAAATCTAAAAATGGATGGCCAATATTTAGATGTTGATGAACTTAATCAAACAAGCAATGCAAATATTTTTGCAGTTGGCGATATAATAAATAAACCAAACTTAACTCCTGTAGCAATAGAACAAGGGAGAGTTTTTTCGGATAATTTTTTTAACGATCAAAAAAGAAAAGTAAATTATGAATATATCCCTAAGGCCGTTTTTACTATTCCTGAAATTTCAACAGTTGGCTTAAGTGAGAAAAGAGCTAAAGAGATTTACTCTGAAAAAAATATAAAAATTTTCAAATGCAAATTTACCCCTATGTCTAATACCTTTAAAAAGAATAAATCAAAATGTATGTTGAAGATTGTAGTTCACAAGCTAACTGACAAAGTCTTGGGATGTCATATGTTTGGAGAAACATCATCTGAGATTATTCAAATGGTATCAATTTCATTAAATGCAGGGATAACAAAAAAAGACTTTGATATTACTATGGCTTTGCACCCAACCATCTCAGAAGAATTCGTAACTATGTACGGATAA
- a CDS encoding calcium/sodium antiporter yields MNDFLFPIIEIVLGIVLLFAGGEFFIQGAIFLSLILRIPQIVIGLTVVSLGTSAPELLVSLSSVLKGSDSLAASNVIGSNIFNVLVVLGISSLITPLKVKSRIVRRDVPLLMAISCGVWAMSSTGLLTLQAGVFLIFCLILNTIWEINTINEKGEETKDAEPEIEELKDNYKGKLNILLKLILGIFLLSFGSNILVNGSQTLANLLGVNEIVIGLTIVSTGTSLPELVASIIAAFKGKTDLAIGNVIGSNLLNQLLILGSCSIFSGFKGLVIEQSLIKVDLPFMVLTTFACLPIFWSKGKITRIEGFILLNLYIFYIIDKILFLNGFNFLSELRIGLFIYFALLIVFLIFQEKLKFSNS; encoded by the coding sequence ATGAATGATTTTTTATTTCCAATAATAGAAATAGTTTTAGGCATAGTTCTACTTTTTGCTGGAGGAGAGTTCTTTATTCAAGGAGCCATATTTTTATCTTTAATTTTAAGAATACCTCAAATAGTAATTGGTTTAACAGTTGTTTCTCTTGGAACAAGCGCTCCTGAGTTGTTGGTAAGTTTAAGTTCAGTTTTAAAAGGCAGCGATTCGCTTGCGGCAAGCAATGTAATTGGAAGTAATATTTTTAATGTTCTCGTTGTTTTGGGTATAAGCTCTTTGATAACACCTCTTAAGGTAAAAAGCAGAATAGTCAGAAGAGATGTGCCTCTTTTAATGGCAATTTCTTGTGGAGTTTGGGCTATGTCATCAACAGGCTTATTAACATTGCAAGCAGGGGTATTTCTAATATTTTGTTTAATTTTAAATACAATATGGGAAATCAATACTATTAATGAGAAAGGAGAGGAGACAAAAGATGCTGAACCTGAGATAGAAGAATTAAAAGATAATTACAAAGGAAAGCTTAATATTTTACTAAAGTTAATATTGGGAATATTTCTTTTAAGCTTTGGTTCAAATATTTTAGTAAATGGTTCTCAAACGCTTGCTAATCTTTTGGGTGTAAATGAAATTGTTATTGGTTTAACTATCGTCTCCACTGGGACATCTTTACCAGAATTAGTAGCCTCAATAATTGCTGCATTTAAAGGCAAAACAGATCTTGCGATTGGGAATGTAATAGGAAGCAATTTGCTCAATCAACTTCTAATCCTTGGAAGTTGCAGTATTTTTTCAGGATTTAAAGGTTTAGTAATTGAACAAAGTCTAATAAAAGTTGACTTACCTTTTATGGTTTTAACTACCTTCGCATGCTTGCCGATTTTCTGGAGCAAAGGGAAAATCACCCGAATTGAAGGATTTATTTTGCTTAATCTTTATATTTTTTACATTATCGATAAGATACTTTTCCTAAATGGATTTAACTTTCTTTCTGAATTGAGGATAGGTTTATTTATTTACTTTGCTCTACTTATAGTGTTTCTCATTTTTCAAGAAAAATTAAAATTTTCTAATTCATAA
- the pyrC gene encoding dihydroorotase, with product MKTLTIIKPDDWHLHLREGLVLKNIIHFTSEYFGRAIVMPNTKRPITSINRAIFYKKSIVEALPESSKFEPLMTIYLTDDTDKGELINGFKNNVFFAAKLYPANATTNSSHGVRKIENLYKIFELMQDSGMPLLIHGEVTDSEVDVFDREEVFIDKELSQITKRFPKLKIVLEHITTSYAVNFVQENNIAATITPHHLHINRNAMFFGGLNSDFYCLPVAKRENNRLALRKAATSGEKCFFLGTDSAPHLRKWKAFCGCAGIFNSPVAIESYLTVFEEEDALDNFEKFASLNGPNFYNVLPNKEKLKLVSRPNKINEFIDVVEEKNIVGQIKPFHAGETLQWQVEGIVN from the coding sequence TTGAAGACTTTAACCATAATAAAACCTGATGATTGGCATTTGCATTTAAGAGAAGGTCTTGTATTAAAAAATATCATTCATTTTACTTCAGAATATTTTGGAAGAGCAATAGTCATGCCAAATACTAAAAGACCCATCACATCAATCAATAGAGCTATTTTTTATAAGAAATCTATTGTTGAAGCGTTACCAGAAAGTTCTAAGTTTGAACCACTAATGACAATTTATCTTACAGATGATACTGATAAAGGGGAACTAATAAATGGTTTTAAAAATAATGTCTTTTTCGCAGCAAAATTATATCCTGCTAATGCAACAACAAATTCCAGTCATGGAGTAAGGAAAATAGAAAATCTATATAAGATCTTTGAATTAATGCAAGATTCTGGAATGCCTCTTTTAATTCATGGGGAAGTAACTGATTCTGAAGTAGATGTATTCGATAGAGAAGAAGTTTTTATAGATAAAGAACTCTCTCAAATAACTAAAAGATTTCCAAAATTAAAAATCGTTTTAGAACATATAACTACTTCATATGCAGTGAATTTTGTTCAAGAAAATAATATTGCAGCTACTATAACTCCTCATCATTTGCATATAAATAGAAATGCAATGTTTTTTGGAGGTTTAAATAGTGATTTTTACTGCTTACCAGTTGCTAAGAGGGAAAATAATAGACTCGCTTTAAGGAAAGCTGCAACAAGTGGGGAGAAATGTTTTTTCTTGGGGACTGACTCTGCTCCACATCTAAGAAAGTGGAAGGCTTTTTGTGGATGTGCAGGTATTTTTAATTCGCCAGTAGCTATAGAAAGCTATTTAACGGTATTCGAAGAGGAGGATGCACTAGATAATTTTGAAAAGTTTGCAAGTTTGAATGGCCCTAATTTTTATAATGTGCTCCCTAATAAAGAAAAATTAAAATTAGTTTCTAGACCCAATAAAATTAATGAATTTATTGATGTAGTTGAAGAAAAAAATATTGTCGGACAAATAAAACCATTTCATGCAGGTGAAACTTTACAATGGCAAGTAGAAGGGATAGTAAATTAA
- a CDS encoding NAD(P)H-quinone oxidoreductase subunit L yields MESFFNNSFATLIAYIGIISTYLLVIPLLLFYWMNNRWNIMGKFERLGIYGLVFLFFPGLILFSPFLNLRLKGSGKG; encoded by the coding sequence ATGGAAAGTTTTTTCAATAATTCATTCGCTACTTTAATTGCTTATATCGGAATTATTTCTACCTATTTATTGGTTATCCCATTGTTACTATTTTACTGGATGAATAATAGATGGAATATTATGGGGAAATTTGAAAGATTAGGGATTTATGGCCTTGTATTTCTTTTCTTTCCAGGTTTAATTTTATTTTCTCCATTTTTAAATCTCAGACTAAAAGGAAGTGGTAAAGGGTAA
- a CDS encoding DUF3007 family protein: MTKGKVIQIGLFISLIGLISYKFVPQIGVDNFTATTLSSCILILIVITWVTSYVYRVVNGKMTFMEQRKRYRKEYEKVVNDKLETKFNSLSKEEQQKLMEDLEKNS, encoded by the coding sequence TTGACTAAAGGAAAAGTTATACAAATAGGTTTATTTATTTCATTAATAGGATTAATTAGTTATAAATTTGTACCTCAAATTGGTGTCGATAATTTTACGGCCACTACTCTATCAAGTTGTATTTTAATTTTGATTGTTATTACTTGGGTAACGTCTTATGTTTATAGAGTTGTAAATGGAAAAATGACTTTTATGGAACAAAGGAAGCGTTATAGAAAAGAGTATGAAAAAGTTGTTAATGATAAACTAGAAACCAAATTCAACTCATTGTCAAAGGAAGAGCAGCAAAAACTTATGGAAGATTTAGAGAAAAATTCATAA
- the trpA gene encoding tryptophan synthase subunit alpha — MKDNKMQITKNESLSKIDEMFCELKNKKKFALMPFIMAGDPNIEITSEILLRLQENGADLIELGIPYSDPLADGPVIQVAASRALKSGTSLRKVIKLLESLKGKLNIPIILFSYLNPLLCFGFERFCEMASDAGVSGLIVPDLPLEEAYKFSKIVSNHSMDLILLVAPTTPFERMKQISNHTKGFTYLVSVTGVTGERNKMESRVENLIAKLKDINSNPIAVGFGISTPKHVNKVREWGADGVIIGSAFVKRISSSSEKDVVDHVGEFCKEMRLAADQKK; from the coding sequence ATGAAAGATAACAAAATGCAAATTACTAAAAATGAATCTTTATCTAAGATAGATGAGATGTTTTGTGAGTTAAAAAATAAAAAAAAATTTGCTTTAATGCCTTTTATAATGGCTGGAGATCCCAATATTGAAATAACGTCTGAGATCTTATTAAGGTTACAAGAAAATGGAGCTGACCTTATTGAGTTAGGTATCCCTTATAGTGACCCACTCGCAGATGGACCTGTTATTCAAGTGGCGGCCTCTCGCGCCTTAAAGTCAGGTACTAGCTTAAGAAAAGTAATTAAACTTTTAGAGTCTTTGAAAGGTAAATTAAATATTCCCATCATCCTTTTTTCTTACTTGAATCCATTACTATGTTTTGGCTTTGAAAGGTTTTGTGAGATGGCATCTGATGCGGGAGTTTCTGGACTAATAGTTCCTGACCTCCCTTTGGAGGAAGCTTATAAATTTTCTAAAATAGTTAGTAACCATTCTATGGACTTAATTTTATTGGTAGCGCCAACTACTCCTTTTGAAAGAATGAAACAAATATCAAATCATACAAAAGGTTTTACTTATTTGGTAAGTGTAACAGGTGTTACTGGTGAGAGAAACAAAATGGAAAGTAGAGTAGAAAATCTTATCGCTAAATTAAAAGATATAAATAGCAATCCAATTGCTGTTGGTTTTGGAATATCAACTCCAAAACATGTTAATAAAGTTCGTGAGTGGGGAGCAGATGGAGTAATTATTGGGAGTGCATTTGTAAAACGAATCTCGAGCTCAAGTGAAAAAGATGTTGTCGATCATGTTGGTGAGTTTTGTAAAGAAATGCGTTTAGCTGCTGATCAAAAAAAATAA
- a CDS encoding AbrB family transcriptional regulator: MLTGSDLLAKVKELGDVSKSDLVRACGYVSTKKNGGERLNFTAFYEALLEAKGVNLGDSGVAGIGKGGRKLSYIATVQGNGNLLIGKAYTALLDLKAGDEFEIKLGRKQIRLLPTEES; this comes from the coding sequence ATGCTAACTGGTAGCGATCTCCTTGCAAAAGTTAAAGAACTTGGTGATGTTAGCAAATCTGACCTAGTTCGCGCCTGTGGATATGTTTCCACTAAGAAAAACGGAGGTGAACGCTTAAACTTTACCGCATTTTATGAAGCACTTTTAGAAGCAAAAGGGGTTAATCTTGGTGATTCTGGAGTTGCAGGTATTGGAAAAGGTGGCAGAAAACTTAGTTATATTGCTACAGTTCAAGGCAATGGAAATCTTCTGATTGGGAAAGCATATACAGCACTTCTTGATTTAAAAGCAGGTGATGAATTCGAAATTAAGCTCGGAAGAAAACAAATCAGATTATTACCTACAGAAGAATCTTGA